In one window of Myotis daubentonii chromosome 13, mMyoDau2.1, whole genome shotgun sequence DNA:
- the SEC24C gene encoding protein transport protein Sec24C isoform X2, translating to MNVNQSAPPVPPYGQPQPVYPGYHQSSYGGQPGSTAPPNTYGVYNGPVPGYQQTPPPGVSRAPPSSGVPPASTAQVPCGQGAYGQFGQGDVQNGPSSTVQMQRLPGSQPFGSAPLAPVVSQPAVLQPYGPPPTSAQVTAQLAGMQISGSVTPAPPPSGLGYGPPTSLAPASGSFPNAGLYGSCPQGQAPPLSQAQGHSGAQPPQRSAPQQASSFTPQASGGPRMPSMTGPLLPGQSFGGPPVNQPNHVSSPPPPQAPHPGTQMAGPPGPPPSMHSSQQQGYQLQQNGSFGPARGPQPNYGSPYPGAPAFGSQPGPPQSLPPKRLDPDAIPSPQLNELPPQQKTRHRIDPDAIPSPIQVIEDDRNNRGSEPFVTGVRGQVPPLVTTNFLVKDQGNASPRYIRCTSYNIPCTSDMAKQAQVPLAAVIKPLARLPPEEASPYLVDHGESGPLRCNRCKAYMCPFMQFVEGGRRFQCCFCSCINDVPPQYFQHLDHTGKRVDAYDRPELSLGSYEFLATVDYCKNNKFPSPPAFIFMIDVSYNAIRSGLVRLLCEELKSLLDFLPREGGAEESAIRVGFVTYNKVLHFYNVKSSLAQPQMMVVSDVADMFVPLLDGFLVNVNESRAVIISLLDQIPEMFADTRETETVFAPVIQAGMEALKAAECAGKLFIFHTSLPIAEAPGKLKNRDDRKLINTDKEKTLFQPQTGAYQALAKECVAQGCCVDLFLFPNQYVDVATLSVVPQLTGGSVYKYTCFQVENDQERFMSDLRRDVEKVVGFDAVMRVRTSTGIRAVDFFGAFYMSNTTDVELAGLDGEKTVTVEFKHDDRLNEESGAILQCALLYTSCAGQRRLRIHNLALNCCTQLADLYRNCETDTLINYMAKFAYRGVLNSPVKTVRDTLITQCAQILACYRKNCASPSSAGQLILPECMKLLPVYLNCVLKSDVLQPGAEVTTDDRAYVRQLVTSMDVAETNVFFYPRLLPLTKSPIESTTEPPAIRASEERLSNGDIYLLENGLNLFIWVGAGVQQGVVQSLFSVSSFSQITSGLSILPVLDNPLSKKVRGLIDSLRAQRSRYMKLIVVKQEDKLEMLFKHFLVEDKSLSGGASYVDFLCHMHKEIRQLLS from the exons GTGTGTCAAGAGCCCCACCTTCTTCAGGGGTGCCTCCAGCCTCGACAGCACAGGTCCCTTGTGGCCAGGGAGCATATGGCCAGTTTGGCCAAGGAGATGTACAGAATGGGCCTAGCTCCACTGTTCAAATGCAGAG GCTCCCTGGGTCTCAGCCATTTGGGTCAGCCCCATTGGCCCCTGTGGTCAGCCAGCCAGCTGTGCTTCAGCCCTATGGCCCTCCCCCGACAAGTGCACAGGTGACTGCTCAGCTGGCTGGAATGCAGATCAGTGGTTCTGtgaccccagcccctcccccttcagggttgggctATG GCCCACCCACATCACTGGCGCCCGCCTCAGGAAGCTTCCCTAACGCTGGTCTGTATGGCTCCTGTCCTCAAGGCCAGGCTCCGCCCCTTAGCCAGGCCCAGGGTCATTCTGGGGCTCAGCCTCCACAGAGATCTGCCCCACAGCAGGCCTCCAGCTTCACACCCCAAGCTTCAGGGGGTCCTCGGATGCCTTCAATGACTGGTCCACTCCTGCCTGGACAGAGTTTTGGGGGACCCCCAGTGAATCAGCCTAACCATGTatcctcacctcctcctcctcaagcTCCACACCCTGGCACCCAGATGGCTGGGCCCCCAGGACCACCCCCCTCTATGCACTCCTCCCAGCAGCAAGGCTATCAGCTGCAACAAAATG GTTCCTTTGGACCAGCCCGGGGCCCTCAGCCCAATTATGGAAGTCCCTACCCAGGAGCACCCGCTTTTGGCAGTCAGCCTGGGCCTCCTCAGTCACTGCCTCCTAAGCGCCTGGATCCTGATGCCATCCCGAGCCCT CAactcaatgagctgcctcctcaGCAGAAAACCAGGCACAGAATAGACCCCGATGCCATTCCTAGTCCA ATTCAGGTCATTGAGGATGACAGGAACAACCGGGGTTCAGAGCCATTTGTTACTGGAGTACGAGGCCAGGTTCCACCCTTAGTTACCACCAACTTTCTAGTGAAAGACCAAG GAAATGCAAGTCCCCGATACATTCGATGCACATCCTATAATATCCCTTGCACATCTGACATGGCTAAGCAGGCTCAGGTGCCCCTGGCAGCTGTCATCAAGCCGCTGGCAAGGCTGCCCCCAGAAGAG GCTTCACCGTATCTCGTCGACCATGGGGAATCTGGCCCTTTGCGCTGCAATCGCTGCAAAGCATACATGTGCCCTTTCATGCAGTTCGTTGAGGGAGGGAGACGCTTCCAGTGCTGCTTTTGCAGCTGTATCAATGATG TTCCCCCCCAGTATTTTCAACATCTGGATCATACCGGCAAACGTGTGGATGCTTACGATCGTCCTGAGCTATCCCTGGGCTCCTATGAATTCTTGGCCACTGTAGATTACTGCAAG AACAATAAGTTCCCCAGCCCTCCTGCCTTCATCTTCATGATTGATGTCTCCTACAATGCCATCAGGAGTGGTCTTGTTAGGCTCCTCTGTGAGGAGCTTAAGTCACTGTTAGACTTTCTACCTAG GGAGGGTGGAGCGGAAGAGTCAGCAATCCGAGTTGGCTTCGTCACCTATAATAAGGTGCTCCACTTCTATAATGTGAAGAGCTCATTGGCCCAGCCACAGATGATGGTTGTATCTGATGTGGCTGACATGTTTGTGCCACTGCTGGATGGCTTCCTGGTCAATGTCAATGAGTCTCGGGCAGTCATCATCAG CTTATTGGATCAGATTCCAGAAATGTTTGCAGAcacaagagagacagagacagtaTTTGCCCCAGTTATCCAGGCTGGGATGGAGGCACTGAAG GCTGCCGAATGTGCAGGGAAGCTGTTTATATTCCACACCTCCCTGCCCATTGCCGAGGCCCCAGGGAAACTGAAGAACAGAGATGACAGGAAGTTGATCAACACAGACAAAGAGAAG ACTCTGTTCCAGCCTCAGACAGGCGCTTACCAGGCCCTGGCCAAAGAGTGTGTGGCACAAGGTTGCTGTGTagacctcttcctcttccctaaCCAGTATGTTGATGTGGCGACGCTCTCTGTTGTCCCCCAGCTCACTGGTGGCTCTGTCTACAAATATACTTGCTTTCAG GTGGAGAATGACCAGGAGCGGTTCATGAGTGATCTGCGTCGGGATGTAGAGAAGGTCGTTGGCTTTGATGCTGTGATGCGAGTCCGGACGAGCACTG GTATCCGTGCTGTAGATTTCTTTGGGGCTTTCTACATGAGCAACACAACAGATGTGGAGCTGGCTGGACTGGATGGGGAAAAGACGGTGACTGTGGAATTCAAGCATGATGATCGGCTCAATGAAGAGAGTGGAGCCATCCTGCAG TGTGCCCTGCTTTACACCAGCTGTGCAGGGCAGCGACGGCTCCGCATACATAACCTGGCCCTGAACTGCTGCACCCAGCTAGCTGATCTGTATCGAAACTGTGAGACTGACACGCTCATTAACTACATGGCTAAGTTTG CATACCGGGGGGTCCTAAACAGCCCTGTGAAGACTGTTCGTGACACTCTTATCACCCAGTGTGCTCAGATCCTGGCCTGTTACAGAAAGAACTGTGCCAGCCCCTCCTCTGCAGGACAG CTGatcctccccgagtgcatgaagCTACTCCCAGTTTACCTGAACTGTGTGTTGAAGAGTGATGTCCTACAGCCTGGAGCTGAAGTCACTACTGATGACCGTGCCTATGTCCGACAGCTGGTTACCTCCATGGACGTGGCTGAGACCAATGTCTTCTTCTATCCTCGGCTCCTACCTTTG ACAAAGTCTCCCATTGAGAGTACCACTGAACCACCAGCAATTCGAGCATCTGAAGAGCGTCTAAGCAATGGGGATATATATTTGCTGGAGAATGGGCTCAACCTTTTCATCTGGGTGGGAGCAGGTGTCCAACAGGGTGTTGTCCAGAGCCTCTTCAGCGTCTCCTCCTTCAGTCAGATCACCAGTGGCTTG AGTATTCTGCCAGTTCTGGATAATCCGCTGTCCAAGAAGGTTCGAGGCCTCATTGATAGCTTAAGGGCACAGAGATCACGGTACATGAAG CTTATCGTGGTGAAGCAGGAGGACAAGCTGGAGATGCTGTTCAAGCACTTCCTGGTGGAAGACAAGAGCCTGAGTGGAGGAGCATCCTATGTGGACTTTCTCTGTCATATGCACAAGGAGATTCGGCAGCTGCTGAGCTAG
- the SEC24C gene encoding protein transport protein Sec24C isoform X3: MNVNQSAPPVPPYGQPQPVYPGYHQSSYGGQPGSTAPPNTYGVYNGPVPGYQQTPPPGVSRAPPSSGVPPASTAQVPCGQGAYGQFGQGDVQNGPSSTVQMQRLPGSQPFGSAPLAPVVSQPAVLQPYGPPPTSAQVTAQLAGMQISGSVTPAPPPSGLGYGPPTSLAPASGSFPNAGLYGSCPQGQAPPLSQAQGHSGAQPPQRSAPQQASSFTPQASGGPRMPSMTGPLLPGQSFGGPPVNQPNHVSSPPPPQAPHPGTQMAGPPGPPPSMHSSQQQGYQLQQNGSFGPARGPQPNYGSPYPGAPAFGSQPGPPQSLPPKRLDPDAIPSPIQVIEDDRNNRGSEPFVTGVRGQVPPLVTTNFLVKDQGNASPRYIRCTSYNIPCTSDMAKQAQVPLAAVIKPLARLPPEEASPYLVDHGESGPLRCNRCKAYMCPFMQFVEGGRRFQCCFCSCINDVPPQYFQHLDHTGKRVDAYDRPELSLGSYEFLATVDYCKNNKFPSPPAFIFMIDVSYNAIRSGLVRLLCEELKSLLDFLPREGGAEESAIRVGFVTYNKVLHFYNVKSSLAQPQMMVVSDVADMFVPLLDGFLVNVNESRAVIISLLDQIPEMFADTRETETVFAPVIQAGMEALKAAECAGKLFIFHTSLPIAEAPGKLKNRDDRKLINTDKEKTLFQPQTGAYQALAKECVAQGCCVDLFLFPNQYVDVATLSVVPQLTGGSVYKYTCFQVENDQERFMSDLRRDVEKVVGFDAVMRVRTSTGIRAVDFFGAFYMSNTTDVELAGLDGEKTVTVEFKHDDRLNEESGAILQCALLYTSCAGQRRLRIHNLALNCCTQLADLYRNCETDTLINYMAKFAYRGVLNSPVKTVRDTLITQCAQILACYRKNCASPSSAGQLILPECMKLLPVYLNCVLKSDVLQPGAEVTTDDRAYVRQLVTSMDVAETNVFFYPRLLPLTKSPIESTTEPPAIRASEERLSNGDIYLLENGLNLFIWVGAGVQQGVVQSLFSVSSFSQITSGLSILPVLDNPLSKKVRGLIDSLRAQRSRYMKLIVVKQEDKLEMLFKHFLVEDKSLSGGASYVDFLCHMHKEIRQLLS, from the exons GTGTGTCAAGAGCCCCACCTTCTTCAGGGGTGCCTCCAGCCTCGACAGCACAGGTCCCTTGTGGCCAGGGAGCATATGGCCAGTTTGGCCAAGGAGATGTACAGAATGGGCCTAGCTCCACTGTTCAAATGCAGAG GCTCCCTGGGTCTCAGCCATTTGGGTCAGCCCCATTGGCCCCTGTGGTCAGCCAGCCAGCTGTGCTTCAGCCCTATGGCCCTCCCCCGACAAGTGCACAGGTGACTGCTCAGCTGGCTGGAATGCAGATCAGTGGTTCTGtgaccccagcccctcccccttcagggttgggctATG GCCCACCCACATCACTGGCGCCCGCCTCAGGAAGCTTCCCTAACGCTGGTCTGTATGGCTCCTGTCCTCAAGGCCAGGCTCCGCCCCTTAGCCAGGCCCAGGGTCATTCTGGGGCTCAGCCTCCACAGAGATCTGCCCCACAGCAGGCCTCCAGCTTCACACCCCAAGCTTCAGGGGGTCCTCGGATGCCTTCAATGACTGGTCCACTCCTGCCTGGACAGAGTTTTGGGGGACCCCCAGTGAATCAGCCTAACCATGTatcctcacctcctcctcctcaagcTCCACACCCTGGCACCCAGATGGCTGGGCCCCCAGGACCACCCCCCTCTATGCACTCCTCCCAGCAGCAAGGCTATCAGCTGCAACAAAATG GTTCCTTTGGACCAGCCCGGGGCCCTCAGCCCAATTATGGAAGTCCCTACCCAGGAGCACCCGCTTTTGGCAGTCAGCCTGGGCCTCCTCAGTCACTGCCTCCTAAGCGCCTGGATCCTGATGCCATCCCGAGCCCT ATTCAGGTCATTGAGGATGACAGGAACAACCGGGGTTCAGAGCCATTTGTTACTGGAGTACGAGGCCAGGTTCCACCCTTAGTTACCACCAACTTTCTAGTGAAAGACCAAG GAAATGCAAGTCCCCGATACATTCGATGCACATCCTATAATATCCCTTGCACATCTGACATGGCTAAGCAGGCTCAGGTGCCCCTGGCAGCTGTCATCAAGCCGCTGGCAAGGCTGCCCCCAGAAGAG GCTTCACCGTATCTCGTCGACCATGGGGAATCTGGCCCTTTGCGCTGCAATCGCTGCAAAGCATACATGTGCCCTTTCATGCAGTTCGTTGAGGGAGGGAGACGCTTCCAGTGCTGCTTTTGCAGCTGTATCAATGATG TTCCCCCCCAGTATTTTCAACATCTGGATCATACCGGCAAACGTGTGGATGCTTACGATCGTCCTGAGCTATCCCTGGGCTCCTATGAATTCTTGGCCACTGTAGATTACTGCAAG AACAATAAGTTCCCCAGCCCTCCTGCCTTCATCTTCATGATTGATGTCTCCTACAATGCCATCAGGAGTGGTCTTGTTAGGCTCCTCTGTGAGGAGCTTAAGTCACTGTTAGACTTTCTACCTAG GGAGGGTGGAGCGGAAGAGTCAGCAATCCGAGTTGGCTTCGTCACCTATAATAAGGTGCTCCACTTCTATAATGTGAAGAGCTCATTGGCCCAGCCACAGATGATGGTTGTATCTGATGTGGCTGACATGTTTGTGCCACTGCTGGATGGCTTCCTGGTCAATGTCAATGAGTCTCGGGCAGTCATCATCAG CTTATTGGATCAGATTCCAGAAATGTTTGCAGAcacaagagagacagagacagtaTTTGCCCCAGTTATCCAGGCTGGGATGGAGGCACTGAAG GCTGCCGAATGTGCAGGGAAGCTGTTTATATTCCACACCTCCCTGCCCATTGCCGAGGCCCCAGGGAAACTGAAGAACAGAGATGACAGGAAGTTGATCAACACAGACAAAGAGAAG ACTCTGTTCCAGCCTCAGACAGGCGCTTACCAGGCCCTGGCCAAAGAGTGTGTGGCACAAGGTTGCTGTGTagacctcttcctcttccctaaCCAGTATGTTGATGTGGCGACGCTCTCTGTTGTCCCCCAGCTCACTGGTGGCTCTGTCTACAAATATACTTGCTTTCAG GTGGAGAATGACCAGGAGCGGTTCATGAGTGATCTGCGTCGGGATGTAGAGAAGGTCGTTGGCTTTGATGCTGTGATGCGAGTCCGGACGAGCACTG GTATCCGTGCTGTAGATTTCTTTGGGGCTTTCTACATGAGCAACACAACAGATGTGGAGCTGGCTGGACTGGATGGGGAAAAGACGGTGACTGTGGAATTCAAGCATGATGATCGGCTCAATGAAGAGAGTGGAGCCATCCTGCAG TGTGCCCTGCTTTACACCAGCTGTGCAGGGCAGCGACGGCTCCGCATACATAACCTGGCCCTGAACTGCTGCACCCAGCTAGCTGATCTGTATCGAAACTGTGAGACTGACACGCTCATTAACTACATGGCTAAGTTTG CATACCGGGGGGTCCTAAACAGCCCTGTGAAGACTGTTCGTGACACTCTTATCACCCAGTGTGCTCAGATCCTGGCCTGTTACAGAAAGAACTGTGCCAGCCCCTCCTCTGCAGGACAG CTGatcctccccgagtgcatgaagCTACTCCCAGTTTACCTGAACTGTGTGTTGAAGAGTGATGTCCTACAGCCTGGAGCTGAAGTCACTACTGATGACCGTGCCTATGTCCGACAGCTGGTTACCTCCATGGACGTGGCTGAGACCAATGTCTTCTTCTATCCTCGGCTCCTACCTTTG ACAAAGTCTCCCATTGAGAGTACCACTGAACCACCAGCAATTCGAGCATCTGAAGAGCGTCTAAGCAATGGGGATATATATTTGCTGGAGAATGGGCTCAACCTTTTCATCTGGGTGGGAGCAGGTGTCCAACAGGGTGTTGTCCAGAGCCTCTTCAGCGTCTCCTCCTTCAGTCAGATCACCAGTGGCTTG AGTATTCTGCCAGTTCTGGATAATCCGCTGTCCAAGAAGGTTCGAGGCCTCATTGATAGCTTAAGGGCACAGAGATCACGGTACATGAAG CTTATCGTGGTGAAGCAGGAGGACAAGCTGGAGATGCTGTTCAAGCACTTCCTGGTGGAAGACAAGAGCCTGAGTGGAGGAGCATCCTATGTGGACTTTCTCTGTCATATGCACAAGGAGATTCGGCAGCTGCTGAGCTAG
- the SEC24C gene encoding protein transport protein Sec24C isoform X1, with protein sequence MNVNQSAPPVPPYGQPQPVYPGYHQSSYGGQPGSTAPPNTYGVYNGPVPGYQQTPPPGVSRAPPSSGVPPASTAQVPCGQGAYGQFGQGDVQNGPSSTVQMQRLPGSQPFGSAPLAPVVSQPAVLQPYGPPPTSAQVTAQLAGMQISGSVTPAPPPSGLGYGPPTSLAPASGSFPNAGLYGSCPQGQAPPLSQAQGHSGAQPPQRSAPQQASSFTPQASGGPRMPSMTGPLLPGQSFGGPPVNQPNHVSSPPPPQAPHPGTQMAGPPGPPPSMHSSQQQGYQLQQNGSFGPARGPQPNYGSPYPGAPAFGSQPGPPQSLPPKRLDPDAIPSPQLNELPPQQKTRHRIDPDAIPSPIQVIEDDRNNRGSEPFVTGVRGQVPPLVTTNFLVKDQGNASPRYIRCTSYNIPCTSDMAKQAQVPLAAVIKPLARLPPEEASPYLVDHGESGPLRCNRCKAYMCPFMQFVEGGRRFQCCFCSCINDVPPQYFQHLDHTGKRVDAYDRPELSLGSYEFLATVDYCKNNKFPSPPAFIFMIDVSYNAIRSGLVRLLCEELKSLLDFLPREGGAEESAIRVGFVTYNKVLHFYNVKSSLAQPQMMVVSDVADMFVPLLDGFLVNVNESRAVIISLLDQIPEMFADTRETETVFAPVIQAGMEALKAAECAGKLFIFHTSLPIAEAPGKLKNRDDRKLINTDKEKTLFQPQTGAYQALAKECVAQGCCVDLFLFPNQYVDVATLSVVPQLTGGSVYKYTCFQVENDQERFMSDLRRDVEKVVGFDAVMRVRTSTGQSWLRRAGGGAKSRREASGTCHTFNPDPVHVASGIRAVDFFGAFYMSNTTDVELAGLDGEKTVTVEFKHDDRLNEESGAILQCALLYTSCAGQRRLRIHNLALNCCTQLADLYRNCETDTLINYMAKFAYRGVLNSPVKTVRDTLITQCAQILACYRKNCASPSSAGQLILPECMKLLPVYLNCVLKSDVLQPGAEVTTDDRAYVRQLVTSMDVAETNVFFYPRLLPLTKSPIESTTEPPAIRASEERLSNGDIYLLENGLNLFIWVGAGVQQGVVQSLFSVSSFSQITSGLSILPVLDNPLSKKVRGLIDSLRAQRSRYMKLIVVKQEDKLEMLFKHFLVEDKSLSGGASYVDFLCHMHKEIRQLLS encoded by the exons GTGTGTCAAGAGCCCCACCTTCTTCAGGGGTGCCTCCAGCCTCGACAGCACAGGTCCCTTGTGGCCAGGGAGCATATGGCCAGTTTGGCCAAGGAGATGTACAGAATGGGCCTAGCTCCACTGTTCAAATGCAGAG GCTCCCTGGGTCTCAGCCATTTGGGTCAGCCCCATTGGCCCCTGTGGTCAGCCAGCCAGCTGTGCTTCAGCCCTATGGCCCTCCCCCGACAAGTGCACAGGTGACTGCTCAGCTGGCTGGAATGCAGATCAGTGGTTCTGtgaccccagcccctcccccttcagggttgggctATG GCCCACCCACATCACTGGCGCCCGCCTCAGGAAGCTTCCCTAACGCTGGTCTGTATGGCTCCTGTCCTCAAGGCCAGGCTCCGCCCCTTAGCCAGGCCCAGGGTCATTCTGGGGCTCAGCCTCCACAGAGATCTGCCCCACAGCAGGCCTCCAGCTTCACACCCCAAGCTTCAGGGGGTCCTCGGATGCCTTCAATGACTGGTCCACTCCTGCCTGGACAGAGTTTTGGGGGACCCCCAGTGAATCAGCCTAACCATGTatcctcacctcctcctcctcaagcTCCACACCCTGGCACCCAGATGGCTGGGCCCCCAGGACCACCCCCCTCTATGCACTCCTCCCAGCAGCAAGGCTATCAGCTGCAACAAAATG GTTCCTTTGGACCAGCCCGGGGCCCTCAGCCCAATTATGGAAGTCCCTACCCAGGAGCACCCGCTTTTGGCAGTCAGCCTGGGCCTCCTCAGTCACTGCCTCCTAAGCGCCTGGATCCTGATGCCATCCCGAGCCCT CAactcaatgagctgcctcctcaGCAGAAAACCAGGCACAGAATAGACCCCGATGCCATTCCTAGTCCA ATTCAGGTCATTGAGGATGACAGGAACAACCGGGGTTCAGAGCCATTTGTTACTGGAGTACGAGGCCAGGTTCCACCCTTAGTTACCACCAACTTTCTAGTGAAAGACCAAG GAAATGCAAGTCCCCGATACATTCGATGCACATCCTATAATATCCCTTGCACATCTGACATGGCTAAGCAGGCTCAGGTGCCCCTGGCAGCTGTCATCAAGCCGCTGGCAAGGCTGCCCCCAGAAGAG GCTTCACCGTATCTCGTCGACCATGGGGAATCTGGCCCTTTGCGCTGCAATCGCTGCAAAGCATACATGTGCCCTTTCATGCAGTTCGTTGAGGGAGGGAGACGCTTCCAGTGCTGCTTTTGCAGCTGTATCAATGATG TTCCCCCCCAGTATTTTCAACATCTGGATCATACCGGCAAACGTGTGGATGCTTACGATCGTCCTGAGCTATCCCTGGGCTCCTATGAATTCTTGGCCACTGTAGATTACTGCAAG AACAATAAGTTCCCCAGCCCTCCTGCCTTCATCTTCATGATTGATGTCTCCTACAATGCCATCAGGAGTGGTCTTGTTAGGCTCCTCTGTGAGGAGCTTAAGTCACTGTTAGACTTTCTACCTAG GGAGGGTGGAGCGGAAGAGTCAGCAATCCGAGTTGGCTTCGTCACCTATAATAAGGTGCTCCACTTCTATAATGTGAAGAGCTCATTGGCCCAGCCACAGATGATGGTTGTATCTGATGTGGCTGACATGTTTGTGCCACTGCTGGATGGCTTCCTGGTCAATGTCAATGAGTCTCGGGCAGTCATCATCAG CTTATTGGATCAGATTCCAGAAATGTTTGCAGAcacaagagagacagagacagtaTTTGCCCCAGTTATCCAGGCTGGGATGGAGGCACTGAAG GCTGCCGAATGTGCAGGGAAGCTGTTTATATTCCACACCTCCCTGCCCATTGCCGAGGCCCCAGGGAAACTGAAGAACAGAGATGACAGGAAGTTGATCAACACAGACAAAGAGAAG ACTCTGTTCCAGCCTCAGACAGGCGCTTACCAGGCCCTGGCCAAAGAGTGTGTGGCACAAGGTTGCTGTGTagacctcttcctcttccctaaCCAGTATGTTGATGTGGCGACGCTCTCTGTTGTCCCCCAGCTCACTGGTGGCTCTGTCTACAAATATACTTGCTTTCAG GTGGAGAATGACCAGGAGCGGTTCATGAGTGATCTGCGTCGGGATGTAGAGAAGGTCGTTGGCTTTGATGCTGTGATGCGAGTCCGGACGAGCACTGGTCAGTCCTGGTTGAGAAGAGCAGGTGGGGGGGCTAAATCTAGGAGGGAGGCAAGTGGCACCTGTCATACCTTTAACCCTGACCCTGTCCATGTGGCCTCAGGTATCCGTGCTGTAGATTTCTTTGGGGCTTTCTACATGAGCAACACAACAGATGTGGAGCTGGCTGGACTGGATGGGGAAAAGACGGTGACTGTGGAATTCAAGCATGATGATCGGCTCAATGAAGAGAGTGGAGCCATCCTGCAG TGTGCCCTGCTTTACACCAGCTGTGCAGGGCAGCGACGGCTCCGCATACATAACCTGGCCCTGAACTGCTGCACCCAGCTAGCTGATCTGTATCGAAACTGTGAGACTGACACGCTCATTAACTACATGGCTAAGTTTG CATACCGGGGGGTCCTAAACAGCCCTGTGAAGACTGTTCGTGACACTCTTATCACCCAGTGTGCTCAGATCCTGGCCTGTTACAGAAAGAACTGTGCCAGCCCCTCCTCTGCAGGACAG CTGatcctccccgagtgcatgaagCTACTCCCAGTTTACCTGAACTGTGTGTTGAAGAGTGATGTCCTACAGCCTGGAGCTGAAGTCACTACTGATGACCGTGCCTATGTCCGACAGCTGGTTACCTCCATGGACGTGGCTGAGACCAATGTCTTCTTCTATCCTCGGCTCCTACCTTTG ACAAAGTCTCCCATTGAGAGTACCACTGAACCACCAGCAATTCGAGCATCTGAAGAGCGTCTAAGCAATGGGGATATATATTTGCTGGAGAATGGGCTCAACCTTTTCATCTGGGTGGGAGCAGGTGTCCAACAGGGTGTTGTCCAGAGCCTCTTCAGCGTCTCCTCCTTCAGTCAGATCACCAGTGGCTTG AGTATTCTGCCAGTTCTGGATAATCCGCTGTCCAAGAAGGTTCGAGGCCTCATTGATAGCTTAAGGGCACAGAGATCACGGTACATGAAG CTTATCGTGGTGAAGCAGGAGGACAAGCTGGAGATGCTGTTCAAGCACTTCCTGGTGGAAGACAAGAGCCTGAGTGGAGGAGCATCCTATGTGGACTTTCTCTGTCATATGCACAAGGAGATTCGGCAGCTGCTGAGCTAG